One Clostridium estertheticum DNA segment encodes these proteins:
- a CDS encoding DUF2156 domain-containing protein encodes MMIFKRLTIEDKATLEKFIYPYKFLSCEYSFTTLYIWREACDICFTIHKGALIIKKQDFAGRYYFMQPLGYSTENLKDIIDALMDYKTKNNMHYLFKDLDEGFMEEISNIYDDVQDICIKEDRDNFDYLYEAEKLIQLSGKKLHGKKNHYNSFIKSYKYEVKDIKEEQVISDVILAAEKWYEGNEEDDDKLYYELQGIKDVLQNLKIIDIQGIAVYVDEKIVAFSLGEKLNDNLAVIHIEKADMDYSGVYSFINKTFVDRCFSDVKIINREQDLGIAGLRKSKLSYHPFKLEKKYIFSFSKCLVSDV; translated from the coding sequence ATGATGATTTTTAAAAGACTTACAATAGAAGACAAAGCTACATTGGAGAAATTTATATATCCATATAAATTTCTAAGTTGTGAATATTCTTTTACAACTTTATATATATGGAGAGAGGCTTGTGATATTTGTTTTACTATTCATAAAGGGGCACTAATAATAAAGAAACAGGATTTTGCAGGAAGATACTATTTTATGCAGCCGCTAGGGTATAGTACTGAAAATCTTAAAGATATAATCGATGCACTAATGGACTATAAGACGAAAAACAATATGCACTACTTATTCAAAGATCTTGATGAAGGTTTTATGGAAGAAATTAGCAACATATATGATGATGTTCAGGACATTTGTATAAAAGAAGATCGAGATAATTTTGATTATTTATATGAAGCTGAAAAACTCATACAGCTTTCTGGTAAAAAGCTTCATGGTAAAAAGAATCATTATAATTCTTTTATAAAGAGTTACAAATATGAAGTTAAAGACATTAAAGAGGAACAAGTGATAAGTGATGTAATATTAGCTGCAGAAAAATGGTATGAAGGCAATGAAGAAGATGATGATAAGCTTTATTACGAATTACAGGGAATAAAAGATGTTCTGCAAAATTTGAAAATAATAGATATTCAGGGTATTGCTGTTTACGTAGATGAAAAAATAGTTGCATTTAGTTTAGGAGAAAAACTAAATGATAATTTAGCAGTAATTCATATAGAAAAAGCAGATATGGATTATAGTGGTGTGTACAGCTTTATTAACAAAACTTTTGTAGACAGATGTTTTAGTGACGTTAAGATAATTAATAGGGAACAAGACCTAGGAATTGCAGGTCTACGAAAGTCCAAACTATCTTATCACCCTTTCAAATTAGAAAAAAAATATATTTTTAGTTTTTCTAAATGTTTAGTTAGTGATGTTTAA
- a CDS encoding ATP-binding protein — MKISLTKKLSLGFLLAIITSILITSLISNYRIDKEFNRYLLDEHKSKIESIVKLVEDLYTGSNGYSNLNKDEIQRYAVSQELFIEIKDMKGNLIFSSGSAHLQNRSKSDSMMGSMMHKGSNNNLGEYLEANHPLLKNGNTVGYLVAGYFSTSYLTNAALAFTMTLNQSFMLSAFITLLIGLVISIILSKQISNPLIKITSTANQMRDGHLDIRCSIKTKTKEIHELSNSINYLAETLSQQEMIRKRFTSDMAHEIRTPLTTLKTHVEAILDGVWEPTKERIEVFSEEIDRLTKLVDNLRNLAKLEQANLNLNKTKFNLSNELNGIMNNFELLYSKSGFTLASNLTGNIIVAMDKDKLKQIMYNLLYNSYNYLNIGGEVQITLVQTEKHIVIKVKDNGLGIAEKDLPYIFERFYRSDLSRNKNSGGSGIGLTITKSLVEAHNGKIFVESQLGAGTTFTIEFPKSLLSSIE; from the coding sequence ATGAAAATTTCCTTAACAAAAAAACTTTCTTTAGGCTTTCTCTTAGCTATTATTACCTCTATTCTTATAACAAGTCTTATCTCCAATTACAGGATCGATAAAGAGTTTAATAGATATCTGCTAGACGAACATAAGTCAAAGATTGAAAGTATAGTAAAACTTGTAGAAGATTTATATACAGGTAGTAATGGATATTCTAATTTAAATAAGGATGAAATTCAAAGATATGCAGTATCACAAGAACTATTTATAGAAATTAAAGATATGAAGGGTAATTTAATTTTTTCCTCTGGTAGCGCCCATTTGCAAAACAGAAGCAAGAGTGATTCAATGATGGGTTCCATGATGCACAAAGGCTCTAATAATAACCTTGGAGAATATTTAGAAGCAAATCACCCCCTACTTAAAAATGGCAATACTGTTGGTTATTTAGTAGCCGGATACTTCAGTACCTCCTACTTAACTAACGCTGCATTAGCCTTTACCATGACGTTAAATCAATCATTTATGTTATCAGCTTTTATAACATTACTTATTGGGCTAGTCATAAGCATTATTCTCTCAAAACAGATATCAAACCCACTAATAAAAATCACTTCTACTGCTAATCAAATGAGAGATGGTCACCTAGATATTAGGTGTTCTATAAAGACAAAAACAAAGGAAATCCACGAGCTTTCAAATTCAATTAACTATTTAGCAGAGACGTTAAGCCAGCAAGAAATGATTAGAAAGAGATTTACTTCTGATATGGCTCATGAAATAAGAACTCCACTTACAACACTTAAAACACACGTTGAAGCCATTCTTGATGGGGTATGGGAACCCACCAAAGAGAGAATAGAAGTTTTTTCAGAGGAAATTGATAGGCTTACAAAACTAGTAGATAATCTACGAAATCTTGCAAAATTAGAGCAAGCTAATCTTAATTTAAATAAAACAAAATTTAATTTATCCAATGAGTTAAATGGAATTATGAATAACTTCGAACTATTATATAGCAAAAGTGGTTTCACACTTGCTTCTAACCTTACAGGTAATATTATTGTTGCAATGGATAAAGATAAGCTTAAACAAATTATGTATAACCTTCTTTACAACTCTTATAACTACTTAAATATAGGTGGGGAGGTACAAATCACATTAGTACAAACTGAAAAACACATTGTTATAAAAGTAAAAGATAATGGCCTAGGAATTGCTGAAAAAGACTTACCCTATATATTTGAAAGATTCTATAGAAGCGATCTCTCTCGAAATAAAAATTCTGGTGGATCAGGTATAGGTCTTACTATTACAAAATCTCTTGTTGAAGCACATAACGGAAAAATTTTTGTAGAAAGTCAACTTGGAGCAGGAACAACTTTTACTATTGAATTTCCAAAATCATTATTATCTTCAATAGAGTAA
- a CDS encoding DUF1287 domain-containing protein has protein sequence MKKKSLFILIIIFLILTSIYVFIPYKQLVNEYIFNIFKPKFQVSEIFSKVDNNKNRIADVLDIVNGANNEAQSKTKYISNYYNGGYPPENEGVCTDVIWRGFKYADINLKDLIDEDIKNNTKLYPRVAGKPDPNIDFRRVPNQDVFFSRYCLSLTTEVKSRNDENLKEWQPGDIVVFTKGYEHVGIISNIRDKNGIPYVIHNTKPHASTMKLSYFTAPIHAHYRWKFN, from the coding sequence ATGAAAAAAAAATCTCTTTTTATTTTAATAATTATATTTTTAATCCTAACTTCCATATATGTATTTATTCCATATAAGCAACTTGTTAATGAATATATTTTCAACATTTTTAAACCCAAATTTCAAGTATCTGAAATTTTTTCAAAAGTGGATAACAACAAAAATAGAATAGCAGATGTATTAGATATAGTTAATGGTGCTAATAATGAAGCTCAGAGTAAAACAAAATATATTAGTAATTATTATAATGGCGGATACCCACCTGAAAATGAAGGTGTATGTACCGACGTGATTTGGAGAGGCTTTAAATATGCTGACATTAACTTAAAAGATCTTATTGATGAGGATATAAAAAACAATACTAAACTTTATCCTAGAGTAGCTGGAAAGCCTGATCCTAATATTGATTTTAGAAGAGTACCAAACCAAGATGTGTTTTTTAGCAGATACTGCCTAAGTTTAACCACTGAAGTTAAATCTAGAAATGATGAAAATTTAAAAGAGTGGCAACCTGGTGATATTGTGGTATTTACAAAGGGGTACGAACACGTTGGTATCATTTCTAATATAAGAGATAAAAATGGTATCCCCTATGTTATTCATAATACAAAGCCCCATGCTAGTACAATGAAACTTTCATACTTTACAGCTCCAATACATGCTCATTACAGATGGAAATTTAATTAA
- a CDS encoding cytochrome c biogenesis CcdA family protein, with amino-acid sequence MDNISLILAFSAGLLSFLSPCVLPLVPAYISYITGTAINELDDKKAKLNVLYKSIGFVIGFSIIFILMGASITTLGKLFISNQTIFRKISGSLMIVFGLHTMGLLKIKLLYREKRFFSFNKASGKFGSILMGMAFAAGWTPCIGPILSSILMYASSSETIVKGILLLCVYSLGLAVPFILTALAIGSFTKHKAAIFKYLPVISTISGVLLLIMGILIFTNNVNVLSRYLDFFNF; translated from the coding sequence TTGGACAATATTTCACTTATATTAGCTTTTTCAGCAGGATTACTTTCTTTTTTATCTCCCTGCGTTTTACCGCTAGTACCAGCATATATAAGTTACATAACTGGAACGGCTATTAATGAATTAGATGATAAAAAAGCTAAATTGAATGTATTATATAAATCTATTGGCTTTGTTATTGGTTTTTCTATTATTTTTATTTTAATGGGAGCTTCTATAACAACCCTTGGCAAACTTTTCATTTCAAATCAGACCATTTTTAGAAAAATCAGCGGTTCTTTAATGATAGTATTCGGTCTTCACACCATGGGACTCCTAAAGATTAAACTACTTTATAGAGAAAAAAGATTTTTCTCTTTTAATAAAGCTAGTGGCAAATTCGGTTCTATACTTATGGGCATGGCCTTTGCAGCTGGTTGGACTCCCTGCATAGGACCTATTTTATCTTCTATCCTTATGTATGCTAGCAGTTCTGAAACCATAGTAAAAGGTATCCTTCTGCTCTGCGTATATTCATTAGGTCTTGCTGTTCCTTTTATATTAACTGCACTTGCTATAGGTAGTTTTACAAAGCACAAAGCTGCTATTTTTAAATATCTACCTGTAATATCCACTATAAGTGGAGTGCTATTACTCATAATGGGTATTTTAATTTTCACAAATAATGTGAATGTTTTAAGTCGCTATTTAGATTTCTTTAATTTTTAG
- a CDS encoding GNAT family N-acetyltransferase, producing the protein MKNLLVGEKIVLTSINEEDVLEFQKWYNDVSFMRHYDIVSAIPKTIEDVKQLVSEVHKSNTAYIFAVKDLLKKEFIGVTGFEDISWNNGTALIYIGIGGEKHRGCGYGEEALKLSIEFGFQELNFHRIQLTVLEYNEPAIKLYEKVGFKREGVYREFIHRDGRRYDMYLYGILRSEWENTQKEK; encoded by the coding sequence ATGAAAAATCTTTTGGTTGGGGAAAAAATAGTGCTTACTTCTATAAATGAAGAAGATGTTTTGGAATTTCAAAAGTGGTACAACGATGTATCCTTCATGCGTCATTACGATATAGTAAGTGCGATTCCTAAAACAATAGAAGATGTAAAACAGTTAGTTAGTGAAGTACATAAATCTAATACAGCCTATATTTTTGCTGTGAAAGATCTTCTGAAAAAAGAGTTTATTGGAGTTACAGGATTTGAAGACATATCTTGGAACAATGGAACTGCCTTAATATATATAGGAATCGGAGGGGAAAAACATAGAGGATGCGGCTATGGAGAGGAAGCTCTTAAATTAAGTATAGAGTTTGGGTTTCAAGAACTGAATTTCCACAGAATACAGCTTACTGTACTTGAATACAATGAACCTGCTATAAAGCTATATGAGAAAGTAGGCTTTAAAAGAGAAGGGGTATATAGGGAGTTTATTCATAGAGATGGCAGAAGGTATGATATGTATTTATATGGAATACTGAGATCTGAGTGGGAAAATACCCAAAAAGAAAAATAA
- a CDS encoding SHOCT domain-containing protein, whose amino-acid sequence MFGRGYGPGASCFSGGSGLFLMMGIKLLIFAALVFIGIKLYKKYVNHPHSALKMLDEKFAMGEVSEEEYINRKTVLNKKN is encoded by the coding sequence ATGTTTGGTAGAGGTTATGGTCCTGGTGCTTCTTGTTTTTCTGGTGGAAGTGGTTTGTTTCTAATGATGGGTATAAAATTATTAATATTCGCTGCTTTAGTATTTATAGGTATTAAGCTATATAAAAAATACGTTAACCACCCTCATAGTGCATTAAAAATGTTAGATGAAAAATTTGCTATGGGAGAAGTTAGCGAAGAAGAGTATATTAATAGAAAAACTGTACTTAACAAGAAAAACTAG
- a CDS encoding response regulator transcription factor yields MNDIKRILVVDDEKRILDVVKAYLEKDGFQVVTALDGESALNIFNNEVIHLIILDLMLPKISGEEVCSKIRATSDVPIIMLTAKVDEDDRIDGITMGADDYLTKPFSTRELVVRVRALIRRTYRDSSPLADYLTFNNNDLEIDVKKILVKKHGQTVNLTTNEFKVLVALLTNPGQVFSREQLVEKAFGMDYDGFDRTVDSYIKNIRQKIEDVPKEPTYIITIYGLGYKFIG; encoded by the coding sequence ATGAATGACATCAAAAGAATATTAGTTGTAGATGATGAAAAAAGAATTCTTGATGTAGTAAAGGCTTATTTAGAGAAGGATGGTTTTCAAGTAGTTACTGCACTAGATGGTGAGTCTGCGTTAAATATATTTAACAATGAAGTTATCCATCTAATAATTTTAGATTTAATGCTTCCTAAAATATCCGGAGAAGAAGTCTGTAGTAAAATAAGAGCAACTTCGGATGTTCCAATAATCATGTTAACCGCAAAAGTTGATGAGGATGATAGAATTGATGGTATAACTATGGGTGCAGATGACTACTTAACAAAGCCCTTCAGCACTCGTGAACTAGTAGTTAGAGTACGGGCACTTATAAGAAGAACTTATAGAGACTCTTCCCCCTTAGCTGATTATTTAACCTTCAATAACAACGATTTAGAAATAGATGTTAAAAAAATCCTTGTAAAAAAACATGGTCAAACTGTAAATCTCACCACCAATGAATTCAAAGTATTAGTAGCCTTGCTTACTAATCCTGGCCAGGTATTCTCTAGGGAACAGTTAGTAGAAAAAGCTTTCGGCATGGATTACGATGGATTTGATAGAACTGTTGATTCATATATAAAAAACATCAGACAAAAAATTGAGGACGTTCCAAAGGAACCCACATATATTATTACAATTTATGGACTTGGGTATAAATTTATAGGATAA
- a CDS encoding DMT family transporter — translation MNIKNKNLAQIHLAVFLFGIAGLFGKLLSLSPMIIVLGRVFFSSVFLLIVMIFLKKDIKLKVKKDYLYLAIMGLILAIHWSTFFKSIQVSTVAIGLLIFSTFPVFVTFLEPYFFKEKIVMRDIVIAVVTLLGVALVVPKFQLGDNLTQGVLWGVLSSFTYAILSMLNRKYVKEYSSVVIAFYEQFVATLVLIPFLFLIKPIFKPTDILLLILLGIVFTAISHSLFINGLKSVKTQTAGIISSLEPVYGIIFALIIIGEVPTAREILGGVIILGTAFYSTVKSQ, via the coding sequence GTGAATATAAAAAATAAAAACTTAGCACAAATACACTTAGCTGTTTTTTTGTTTGGAATAGCAGGATTATTTGGAAAATTACTCTCACTGTCACCTATGATAATTGTACTAGGAAGAGTTTTCTTTTCAAGTGTTTTTTTATTGATTGTTATGATTTTCCTTAAGAAAGACATAAAACTAAAAGTAAAAAAAGATTATCTTTACTTAGCAATAATGGGACTTATTTTAGCCATTCACTGGAGTACCTTTTTTAAGTCCATTCAGGTGTCAACAGTAGCAATTGGCCTTCTGATATTTTCTACATTTCCTGTTTTTGTTACTTTTCTCGAACCTTATTTTTTTAAAGAAAAAATTGTGATGAGAGATATTGTAATTGCAGTTGTTACACTACTAGGAGTAGCACTTGTAGTTCCGAAGTTTCAACTAGGAGATAATTTAACACAGGGAGTTCTGTGGGGAGTACTTTCTAGTTTCACATATGCAATTCTTTCAATGCTTAATAGAAAATATGTGAAAGAGTATTCAAGTGTAGTGATAGCTTTTTATGAACAATTCGTAGCAACACTAGTATTAATTCCTTTTTTATTTTTAATAAAACCTATTTTCAAACCTACAGATATATTATTACTAATTTTATTAGGTATTGTTTTTACTGCAATATCTCACTCATTATTTATTAATGGTTTAAAAAGTGTAAAAACACAAACGGCAGGCATTATTTCTAGTTTGGAACCAGTCTATGGTATTATTTTTGCTCTGATTATCATTGGAGAGGTACCAACTGCAAGAGAAATTTTAGGTGGTGTCATTATTTTAGGAACTGCTTTTTATTCAACAGTAAAATCACAATAA